In Chlorocebus sabaeus isolate Y175 chromosome 5, mChlSab1.0.hap1, whole genome shotgun sequence, one genomic interval encodes:
- the TAF1C gene encoding TATA box-binding protein-associated factor RNA polymerase I subunit C isoform X1 — protein sequence MMKFRAEPWRPLPASSFSRWPVWCLVLISGMDFPRSLRPALFMTGPLGLSDIPDLSFMCSWQHALTVPETQPQNSENGALHVTKDLLWEPATPGPLPMLPSLIGEGLIPPGSFHTAPPILPAAPTPDTFLSLLSLCSLRALGCLQLPRASGCTPVPSPALSITTSSDPWDPGLTARDLLFRGGYRYRRRPRIVLDVTEQISRFLWDHGDVAFAPLGKLMLENFKLEGAGSRTKKTTVVSVKKLLQDLGGHQPWGCPWAYLSNRQRRFSILGGPILGTSVASHLAELLHEELVLRWEQLLLDEACTGGALAWVPGRTPQFGQLVYPAGGALDRLHFQEVVLSPGDSPQFLGNPGRIQLQGPVRQVVTCTVQGETLLAVRSDYHCAVWKFGKQWQPTLLQAMQVEKGATGISLSPHLPGELAICSRSGAVCLWSPEDGLQQVYKDPETLVFRDSSSWRWADFTAHPRVLTVGDRTGVKMVDTQGPPGCGLLLFRVGAEASCQKGERVLLTQYLGHSSSECLPPTLHLVCTQFSLYLVDERLPLVPMLKWNHGLPSPLLLARLLPPPRPSCVQPLLLGGQGGQLQLLHLAGEGASVPRLAGPPQSLPSRTDSLPAFPLLEPKIQWRLQERLKAPTIGLAAVVPPLLSAPTRGLVLFQLSAAGDVFYQQLRPQTDSDHHRDSGPRSDTESDCRAPTASWTSQDTAGCSQWLKALLKVPLAPPVWTAPTFTHRQLLGSVELRREEEEGQRSDVLRKAMAQGRLLLQRDLGSLPAAEPPPAPESGPEDKLSERLGEAWAGRGAAWWERQQGRTSGPGRQPRRPKRRTQLSSSFSLSGHVDPSEDTSPPHSPEWPPADALPQPPVTPPSQELTPDACAQGVPAERQQMLRDYMAKLPPQRGTPGCAATPPSSQASSVWTTRSQQHTPVLSGSQRPRKKPRMGF from the exons ATGATGAAGTTTCGAGCT GAACCCTGGCGCCCCTTACCAGCTTCCAGTTTCTCGAGGTGGCCAGTGTGGTGCTTGGTCCTTATTTCCGGGATGGACTTCCCCCGCTCCCTCCGCCCCGCGTTATTTATGACTGGACCCCTTGGTCTGAGCGACATCCCTGACCTCTCTTTCATGTGCAGCTGGCAACATGCGCTGACTGTGCCAGAGACCCAGCCCCAGAACTCAGAG AACGGGGCACTGCATGTGACCAAGGACCTGCTGTGGGAGCCGGCGACCCCTGGGCCTCTCCCCATGCTGCCTTCCCTCATCGGTGAGGGTCTCATTCCTCCAGGCTCATTCCACACTGCTCCACCTATTCTTCCCGCGGCTCCCACTCCTGACACCTTCCTCTCCCTGCTAAGCCTGTGCTCGCTCAGGGCCCTTGGATGCCTCCAGTTGCCCAGGGCATCTGGCTGCACTCCTGTGCCCTCCCCAGCCCTTTCCATAACCACCTCCTCAGATCCCTGGGACCCTGGCCTGACTGCCCGGGACCTGCTTTTCCGCGGAGGGTACCGGTATCGGAGGCGACCCCGAATTGTGCTGGATGTTACTGAGCAG atCAGCCGGTTCCTCTGGGATCATGGAGACGTAGCCTTTGCACCCCTGGGGAAGCTGATGCTGGAGAATTTCAAGCTGGAGGGAGCAGGG AGCCGCACTAAGAAGACGACAGTGGTCAGTGTGAAGAAGCTGCTTCAGGACCTCGGTGGACACCAGCCCTGGGG GTGTCCCTGGGCTTACCTCAGCAACCGACAGCGCCGCTTCTCTATCCTTGGGGGCCCCATCCTGGGCACATCAGTGGCGAGCCACTTGGCAGAGCTGCTGCACGAGGAGCTGGTGCTGCGGTGGGAGCAGCTGCTTCTGGATGAGGCCTGCACTGGGGGTGCACTGGCCTGGGTGCCTGGAAGGACACCCCAGTTCGGGCAGCTGGTCTACCCTGCTGGAGGCGCCCTGGACAGGCTGC ATTTCCAAGAGGTTGTTCTGAGCCCAGGCGACAGTCCCCAATTCCTTGGGAATCCTGGACGCATCCAGCTTCAGGGACCTGTCCGGCAGGTGGTGACATGCACTGTCCAGGGAGAAA CTCTGCTGGCCGTCCGCTCTGACTACCACTGTGCCGTGTGGAAGTTCGGTAAACAGTGGCAGCCAACCCTTCTGCAGGCAATGCAGGTGGAGAAGGGGGCCACAGGGATCAGCCTCAG CCCTCACCTGCCCGGGGAGCTGGCCATCTGCAGCCGCTCAGGAGCCGTCTGCCTGTGGAGCCCTGAGGATGG GCTGCAGCAAGTCTACAAGGACCCCGAGACCCTTGTGTTCCGGGACTCCTCTTCCTGGCGTTGGGCAGACTTCACCGCCCACCCTCGGGTGCTAACTGTGGGTGACCGCACTGGAGTGAAGATGGTTGACACTCAG GGCCCACCGGGCTGTGGTCTGTTGCTTTTTCGTGTGGGGGCAGAGGCTTCGTGCCAGAAAGGGGAACGTGTCCTGCTCACCCAGTACCTGGGGCACTCCAGTTCTGAATGCCTGCCCCCTACGCTCCATCTCGTCTGTACCCAG TTCTCTCTCTACCTAGTGGACGAGCGCCTCCCCCTGGTGCCAATGCTGAAGTGGAACCAtggcctcccctccccactcctgctGGCCCGACTGCTGCCTCCGCCCCGGCCCAGCTGCGTGCAGCCCCTGCTCcttggaggccagggtgggcaacTGCAACTGCTGCACCTGGCCG GAGAAGGGGCGTCGGTGCCCCGCCTGGCAGGCCCCCCCCAGTCTCTTCCTTCCAGGACCGACTCCCTCCCTGCATTTCCTCTGCTGGAGCCTAAGATCCAGTGGCGGCTGCAGGAGCGCCTGAAAGCACCAACCATAG GTCTGGCCGCCGTCGTCCCACCCTTGCTCTCAGCGCCCACACGAGGCCTGGTGCTATTCCAGCTCTCGGCGGCAGGAGATGTCTTCTACCAGCAGCTCCGCCCTCAGACGGACTCTGACCATCACAGAGACTCCGGGCCTCGCAGCGACACCGAATCTGACTGTCGTGCCCCCACTGCTTCCTGGACCTCCCAGGACACTGCCGGCTGCAGCCAGTGGCTGAAGGCCCTGCTAAAAGTGCCCCTGGCTCCTCCTGTGTGGACAGCACCCACCTTCACCCACCGCCAGCTGCTGGGTAGCGTAGAGCTGCGgcgggaggaagaggaagggcagCGGTCGGACGTGCTCCGCAAGGCCATGGCCCAAGGGCGGCTGCTGCTGCAGAGAGACCTGGGCTCCCTCCCTGCGGCAGAGCCACCCCCTGCACCCGAGTCAGGCCCAGAGGACAAGCTCAGTGAGCGCCTGGGGGAAGCCTGGGCAGGCCGAGGGGCTGCCTGGTGGGAGAGGCAGCAGGGCAGGACCTCAGGGCCCGGGAGACAGCCCAGGCGGCCCAAGCGCCGGACCCAGCTGTCCAGCAGCTTTTCGCTCAGTGGCCATGTGGACCCCTCAGAGGACACCAGCCCCCCTCACAGTCCTGAGTGGCCACCTGCTGATGCTCTGCCCCAGCCCCCCGTGACCCCACCCTCCCAGGAGCTGACTCCGGATGCGTGTGCCCAGGGCGTCCCCGCAGAGCGGCAGCAGATGCTCCGTGACTACATGGCTAAGCTGCCACCCCAAAGGGGCACCCCAGGATGTGCCGCCACACCCCCCTCCTCCCAGGCCTCCAGCGTCTGGACCACCCGCTCCCAGCAGCACACACCCGTCCTCTCTGGCTCTCAGCGCCCCCGGAAGAAGCCTCGAATGGGCTTCTGA
- the TAF1C gene encoding TATA box-binding protein-associated factor RNA polymerase I subunit C isoform X5, which produces MMKFRAEPWRPLPASSFSRWPVWCLVLISGMDFPRSLRPALFMTGPLGLSDIPDLSFMCSWQHALTVPETQPQNSENGALHVTKDLLWEPATPGPLPMLPSLIDPWDPGLTARDLLFRGGYRYRRRPRIVLDVTEQISRFLWDHGDVAFAPLGKLMLENFKLEGAGSRTKKTTVVSVKKLLQDLGGHQPWGCPWAYLSNRQRRFSILGGPILGTSVASHLAELLHEELVLRWEQLLLDEACTGGALAWVPGRTPQFGQLVYPAGGALDRLHFQEVVLSPGDSPQFLGNPGRIQLQGPVRQVVTCTVQGETLLAVRSDYHCAVWKFGKQWQPTLLQAMQVEKGATGISLSPHLPGELAICSRSGAVCLWSPEDGLQQVYKDPETLVFRDSSSWRWADFTAHPRVLTVGDRTGVKMVDTQGPPGCGLLLFRVGAEASCQKGERVLLTQYLGHSSSECLPPTLHLVCTQFSLYLVDERLPLVPMLKWNHGLPSPLLLARLLPPPRPSCVQPLLLGGQGGQLQLLHLAEGASVPRLAGPPQSLPSRTDSLPAFPLLEPKIQWRLQERLKAPTIGLAAVVPPLLSAPTRGLVLFQLSAAGDVFYQQLRPQTDSDHHRDSGPRSDTESDCRAPTASWTSQDTAGCSQWLKALLKVPLAPPVWTAPTFTHRQLLGSVELRREEEEGQRSDVLRKAMAQGRLLLQRDLGSLPAAEPPPAPESGPEDKLSERLGEAWAGRGAAWWERQQGRTSGPGRQPRRPKRRTQLSSSFSLSGHVDPSEDTSPPHSPEWPPADALPQPPVTPPSQELTPDACAQGVPAERQQMLRDYMAKLPPQRGTPGCAATPPSSQASSVWTTRSQQHTPVLSGSQRPRKKPRMGF; this is translated from the exons ATGATGAAGTTTCGAGCT GAACCCTGGCGCCCCTTACCAGCTTCCAGTTTCTCGAGGTGGCCAGTGTGGTGCTTGGTCCTTATTTCCGGGATGGACTTCCCCCGCTCCCTCCGCCCCGCGTTATTTATGACTGGACCCCTTGGTCTGAGCGACATCCCTGACCTCTCTTTCATGTGCAGCTGGCAACATGCGCTGACTGTGCCAGAGACCCAGCCCCAGAACTCAGAG AACGGGGCACTGCATGTGACCAAGGACCTGCTGTGGGAGCCGGCGACCCCTGGGCCTCTCCCCATGCTGCCTTCCCTCATCG ATCCCTGGGACCCTGGCCTGACTGCCCGGGACCTGCTTTTCCGCGGAGGGTACCGGTATCGGAGGCGACCCCGAATTGTGCTGGATGTTACTGAGCAG atCAGCCGGTTCCTCTGGGATCATGGAGACGTAGCCTTTGCACCCCTGGGGAAGCTGATGCTGGAGAATTTCAAGCTGGAGGGAGCAGGG AGCCGCACTAAGAAGACGACAGTGGTCAGTGTGAAGAAGCTGCTTCAGGACCTCGGTGGACACCAGCCCTGGGG GTGTCCCTGGGCTTACCTCAGCAACCGACAGCGCCGCTTCTCTATCCTTGGGGGCCCCATCCTGGGCACATCAGTGGCGAGCCACTTGGCAGAGCTGCTGCACGAGGAGCTGGTGCTGCGGTGGGAGCAGCTGCTTCTGGATGAGGCCTGCACTGGGGGTGCACTGGCCTGGGTGCCTGGAAGGACACCCCAGTTCGGGCAGCTGGTCTACCCTGCTGGAGGCGCCCTGGACAGGCTGC ATTTCCAAGAGGTTGTTCTGAGCCCAGGCGACAGTCCCCAATTCCTTGGGAATCCTGGACGCATCCAGCTTCAGGGACCTGTCCGGCAGGTGGTGACATGCACTGTCCAGGGAGAAA CTCTGCTGGCCGTCCGCTCTGACTACCACTGTGCCGTGTGGAAGTTCGGTAAACAGTGGCAGCCAACCCTTCTGCAGGCAATGCAGGTGGAGAAGGGGGCCACAGGGATCAGCCTCAG CCCTCACCTGCCCGGGGAGCTGGCCATCTGCAGCCGCTCAGGAGCCGTCTGCCTGTGGAGCCCTGAGGATGG GCTGCAGCAAGTCTACAAGGACCCCGAGACCCTTGTGTTCCGGGACTCCTCTTCCTGGCGTTGGGCAGACTTCACCGCCCACCCTCGGGTGCTAACTGTGGGTGACCGCACTGGAGTGAAGATGGTTGACACTCAG GGCCCACCGGGCTGTGGTCTGTTGCTTTTTCGTGTGGGGGCAGAGGCTTCGTGCCAGAAAGGGGAACGTGTCCTGCTCACCCAGTACCTGGGGCACTCCAGTTCTGAATGCCTGCCCCCTACGCTCCATCTCGTCTGTACCCAG TTCTCTCTCTACCTAGTGGACGAGCGCCTCCCCCTGGTGCCAATGCTGAAGTGGAACCAtggcctcccctccccactcctgctGGCCCGACTGCTGCCTCCGCCCCGGCCCAGCTGCGTGCAGCCCCTGCTCcttggaggccagggtgggcaacTGCAACTGCTGCACCTGGCCG AAGGGGCGTCGGTGCCCCGCCTGGCAGGCCCCCCCCAGTCTCTTCCTTCCAGGACCGACTCCCTCCCTGCATTTCCTCTGCTGGAGCCTAAGATCCAGTGGCGGCTGCAGGAGCGCCTGAAAGCACCAACCATAG GTCTGGCCGCCGTCGTCCCACCCTTGCTCTCAGCGCCCACACGAGGCCTGGTGCTATTCCAGCTCTCGGCGGCAGGAGATGTCTTCTACCAGCAGCTCCGCCCTCAGACGGACTCTGACCATCACAGAGACTCCGGGCCTCGCAGCGACACCGAATCTGACTGTCGTGCCCCCACTGCTTCCTGGACCTCCCAGGACACTGCCGGCTGCAGCCAGTGGCTGAAGGCCCTGCTAAAAGTGCCCCTGGCTCCTCCTGTGTGGACAGCACCCACCTTCACCCACCGCCAGCTGCTGGGTAGCGTAGAGCTGCGgcgggaggaagaggaagggcagCGGTCGGACGTGCTCCGCAAGGCCATGGCCCAAGGGCGGCTGCTGCTGCAGAGAGACCTGGGCTCCCTCCCTGCGGCAGAGCCACCCCCTGCACCCGAGTCAGGCCCAGAGGACAAGCTCAGTGAGCGCCTGGGGGAAGCCTGGGCAGGCCGAGGGGCTGCCTGGTGGGAGAGGCAGCAGGGCAGGACCTCAGGGCCCGGGAGACAGCCCAGGCGGCCCAAGCGCCGGACCCAGCTGTCCAGCAGCTTTTCGCTCAGTGGCCATGTGGACCCCTCAGAGGACACCAGCCCCCCTCACAGTCCTGAGTGGCCACCTGCTGATGCTCTGCCCCAGCCCCCCGTGACCCCACCCTCCCAGGAGCTGACTCCGGATGCGTGTGCCCAGGGCGTCCCCGCAGAGCGGCAGCAGATGCTCCGTGACTACATGGCTAAGCTGCCACCCCAAAGGGGCACCCCAGGATGTGCCGCCACACCCCCCTCCTCCCAGGCCTCCAGCGTCTGGACCACCCGCTCCCAGCAGCACACACCCGTCCTCTCTGGCTCTCAGCGCCCCCGGAAGAAGCCTCGAATGGGCTTCTGA
- the TAF1C gene encoding TATA box-binding protein-associated factor RNA polymerase I subunit C isoform X3, whose protein sequence is MDFPRSLRPALFMTGPLGLSDIPDLSFMCSWQHALTVPETQPQNSENGALHVTKDLLWEPATPGPLPMLPSLIGEGLIPPGSFHTAPPILPAAPTPDTFLSLLSLCSLRALGCLQLPRASGCTPVPSPALSITTSSDPWDPGLTARDLLFRGGYRYRRRPRIVLDVTEQISRFLWDHGDVAFAPLGKLMLENFKLEGAGSRTKKTTVVSVKKLLQDLGGHQPWGCPWAYLSNRQRRFSILGGPILGTSVASHLAELLHEELVLRWEQLLLDEACTGGALAWVPGRTPQFGQLVYPAGGALDRLHFQEVVLSPGDSPQFLGNPGRIQLQGPVRQVVTCTVQGETLLAVRSDYHCAVWKFGKQWQPTLLQAMQVEKGATGISLSPHLPGELAICSRSGAVCLWSPEDGLQQVYKDPETLVFRDSSSWRWADFTAHPRVLTVGDRTGVKMVDTQGPPGCGLLLFRVGAEASCQKGERVLLTQYLGHSSSECLPPTLHLVCTQFSLYLVDERLPLVPMLKWNHGLPSPLLLARLLPPPRPSCVQPLLLGGQGGQLQLLHLAGEGASVPRLAGPPQSLPSRTDSLPAFPLLEPKIQWRLQERLKAPTIGLAAVVPPLLSAPTRGLVLFQLSAAGDVFYQQLRPQTDSDHHRDSGPRSDTESDCRAPTASWTSQDTAGCSQWLKALLKVPLAPPVWTAPTFTHRQLLGSVELRREEEEGQRSDVLRKAMAQGRLLLQRDLGSLPAAEPPPAPESGPEDKLSERLGEAWAGRGAAWWERQQGRTSGPGRQPRRPKRRTQLSSSFSLSGHVDPSEDTSPPHSPEWPPADALPQPPVTPPSQELTPDACAQGVPAERQQMLRDYMAKLPPQRGTPGCAATPPSSQASSVWTTRSQQHTPVLSGSQRPRKKPRMGF, encoded by the exons ATGGACTTCCCCCGCTCCCTCCGCCCCGCGTTATTTATGACTGGACCCCTTGGTCTGAGCGACATCCCTGACCTCTCTTTCATGTGCAGCTGGCAACATGCGCTGACTGTGCCAGAGACCCAGCCCCAGAACTCAGAG AACGGGGCACTGCATGTGACCAAGGACCTGCTGTGGGAGCCGGCGACCCCTGGGCCTCTCCCCATGCTGCCTTCCCTCATCGGTGAGGGTCTCATTCCTCCAGGCTCATTCCACACTGCTCCACCTATTCTTCCCGCGGCTCCCACTCCTGACACCTTCCTCTCCCTGCTAAGCCTGTGCTCGCTCAGGGCCCTTGGATGCCTCCAGTTGCCCAGGGCATCTGGCTGCACTCCTGTGCCCTCCCCAGCCCTTTCCATAACCACCTCCTCAGATCCCTGGGACCCTGGCCTGACTGCCCGGGACCTGCTTTTCCGCGGAGGGTACCGGTATCGGAGGCGACCCCGAATTGTGCTGGATGTTACTGAGCAG atCAGCCGGTTCCTCTGGGATCATGGAGACGTAGCCTTTGCACCCCTGGGGAAGCTGATGCTGGAGAATTTCAAGCTGGAGGGAGCAGGG AGCCGCACTAAGAAGACGACAGTGGTCAGTGTGAAGAAGCTGCTTCAGGACCTCGGTGGACACCAGCCCTGGGG GTGTCCCTGGGCTTACCTCAGCAACCGACAGCGCCGCTTCTCTATCCTTGGGGGCCCCATCCTGGGCACATCAGTGGCGAGCCACTTGGCAGAGCTGCTGCACGAGGAGCTGGTGCTGCGGTGGGAGCAGCTGCTTCTGGATGAGGCCTGCACTGGGGGTGCACTGGCCTGGGTGCCTGGAAGGACACCCCAGTTCGGGCAGCTGGTCTACCCTGCTGGAGGCGCCCTGGACAGGCTGC ATTTCCAAGAGGTTGTTCTGAGCCCAGGCGACAGTCCCCAATTCCTTGGGAATCCTGGACGCATCCAGCTTCAGGGACCTGTCCGGCAGGTGGTGACATGCACTGTCCAGGGAGAAA CTCTGCTGGCCGTCCGCTCTGACTACCACTGTGCCGTGTGGAAGTTCGGTAAACAGTGGCAGCCAACCCTTCTGCAGGCAATGCAGGTGGAGAAGGGGGCCACAGGGATCAGCCTCAG CCCTCACCTGCCCGGGGAGCTGGCCATCTGCAGCCGCTCAGGAGCCGTCTGCCTGTGGAGCCCTGAGGATGG GCTGCAGCAAGTCTACAAGGACCCCGAGACCCTTGTGTTCCGGGACTCCTCTTCCTGGCGTTGGGCAGACTTCACCGCCCACCCTCGGGTGCTAACTGTGGGTGACCGCACTGGAGTGAAGATGGTTGACACTCAG GGCCCACCGGGCTGTGGTCTGTTGCTTTTTCGTGTGGGGGCAGAGGCTTCGTGCCAGAAAGGGGAACGTGTCCTGCTCACCCAGTACCTGGGGCACTCCAGTTCTGAATGCCTGCCCCCTACGCTCCATCTCGTCTGTACCCAG TTCTCTCTCTACCTAGTGGACGAGCGCCTCCCCCTGGTGCCAATGCTGAAGTGGAACCAtggcctcccctccccactcctgctGGCCCGACTGCTGCCTCCGCCCCGGCCCAGCTGCGTGCAGCCCCTGCTCcttggaggccagggtgggcaacTGCAACTGCTGCACCTGGCCG GAGAAGGGGCGTCGGTGCCCCGCCTGGCAGGCCCCCCCCAGTCTCTTCCTTCCAGGACCGACTCCCTCCCTGCATTTCCTCTGCTGGAGCCTAAGATCCAGTGGCGGCTGCAGGAGCGCCTGAAAGCACCAACCATAG GTCTGGCCGCCGTCGTCCCACCCTTGCTCTCAGCGCCCACACGAGGCCTGGTGCTATTCCAGCTCTCGGCGGCAGGAGATGTCTTCTACCAGCAGCTCCGCCCTCAGACGGACTCTGACCATCACAGAGACTCCGGGCCTCGCAGCGACACCGAATCTGACTGTCGTGCCCCCACTGCTTCCTGGACCTCCCAGGACACTGCCGGCTGCAGCCAGTGGCTGAAGGCCCTGCTAAAAGTGCCCCTGGCTCCTCCTGTGTGGACAGCACCCACCTTCACCCACCGCCAGCTGCTGGGTAGCGTAGAGCTGCGgcgggaggaagaggaagggcagCGGTCGGACGTGCTCCGCAAGGCCATGGCCCAAGGGCGGCTGCTGCTGCAGAGAGACCTGGGCTCCCTCCCTGCGGCAGAGCCACCCCCTGCACCCGAGTCAGGCCCAGAGGACAAGCTCAGTGAGCGCCTGGGGGAAGCCTGGGCAGGCCGAGGGGCTGCCTGGTGGGAGAGGCAGCAGGGCAGGACCTCAGGGCCCGGGAGACAGCCCAGGCGGCCCAAGCGCCGGACCCAGCTGTCCAGCAGCTTTTCGCTCAGTGGCCATGTGGACCCCTCAGAGGACACCAGCCCCCCTCACAGTCCTGAGTGGCCACCTGCTGATGCTCTGCCCCAGCCCCCCGTGACCCCACCCTCCCAGGAGCTGACTCCGGATGCGTGTGCCCAGGGCGTCCCCGCAGAGCGGCAGCAGATGCTCCGTGACTACATGGCTAAGCTGCCACCCCAAAGGGGCACCCCAGGATGTGCCGCCACACCCCCCTCCTCCCAGGCCTCCAGCGTCTGGACCACCCGCTCCCAGCAGCACACACCCGTCCTCTCTGGCTCTCAGCGCCCCCGGAAGAAGCCTCGAATGGGCTTCTGA
- the TAF1C gene encoding TATA box-binding protein-associated factor RNA polymerase I subunit C isoform X4: MMKFRAEPWRPLPASSFSRWPVWCLVLISGMDFPRSLRPALFMTGPLGLSDIPDLSFMCSWQHALTVPETQPQNSENGALHVTKDLLWEPATPGPLPMLPSLIDPWDPGLTARDLLFRGGYRYRRRPRIVLDVTEQISRFLWDHGDVAFAPLGKLMLENFKLEGAGSRTKKTTVVSVKKLLQDLGGHQPWGCPWAYLSNRQRRFSILGGPILGTSVASHLAELLHEELVLRWEQLLLDEACTGGALAWVPGRTPQFGQLVYPAGGALDRLHFQEVVLSPGDSPQFLGNPGRIQLQGPVRQVVTCTVQGETLLAVRSDYHCAVWKFGKQWQPTLLQAMQVEKGATGISLSPHLPGELAICSRSGAVCLWSPEDGLQQVYKDPETLVFRDSSSWRWADFTAHPRVLTVGDRTGVKMVDTQGPPGCGLLLFRVGAEASCQKGERVLLTQYLGHSSSECLPPTLHLVCTQFSLYLVDERLPLVPMLKWNHGLPSPLLLARLLPPPRPSCVQPLLLGGQGGQLQLLHLAGEGASVPRLAGPPQSLPSRTDSLPAFPLLEPKIQWRLQERLKAPTIGLAAVVPPLLSAPTRGLVLFQLSAAGDVFYQQLRPQTDSDHHRDSGPRSDTESDCRAPTASWTSQDTAGCSQWLKALLKVPLAPPVWTAPTFTHRQLLGSVELRREEEEGQRSDVLRKAMAQGRLLLQRDLGSLPAAEPPPAPESGPEDKLSERLGEAWAGRGAAWWERQQGRTSGPGRQPRRPKRRTQLSSSFSLSGHVDPSEDTSPPHSPEWPPADALPQPPVTPPSQELTPDACAQGVPAERQQMLRDYMAKLPPQRGTPGCAATPPSSQASSVWTTRSQQHTPVLSGSQRPRKKPRMGF, encoded by the exons ATGATGAAGTTTCGAGCT GAACCCTGGCGCCCCTTACCAGCTTCCAGTTTCTCGAGGTGGCCAGTGTGGTGCTTGGTCCTTATTTCCGGGATGGACTTCCCCCGCTCCCTCCGCCCCGCGTTATTTATGACTGGACCCCTTGGTCTGAGCGACATCCCTGACCTCTCTTTCATGTGCAGCTGGCAACATGCGCTGACTGTGCCAGAGACCCAGCCCCAGAACTCAGAG AACGGGGCACTGCATGTGACCAAGGACCTGCTGTGGGAGCCGGCGACCCCTGGGCCTCTCCCCATGCTGCCTTCCCTCATCG ATCCCTGGGACCCTGGCCTGACTGCCCGGGACCTGCTTTTCCGCGGAGGGTACCGGTATCGGAGGCGACCCCGAATTGTGCTGGATGTTACTGAGCAG atCAGCCGGTTCCTCTGGGATCATGGAGACGTAGCCTTTGCACCCCTGGGGAAGCTGATGCTGGAGAATTTCAAGCTGGAGGGAGCAGGG AGCCGCACTAAGAAGACGACAGTGGTCAGTGTGAAGAAGCTGCTTCAGGACCTCGGTGGACACCAGCCCTGGGG GTGTCCCTGGGCTTACCTCAGCAACCGACAGCGCCGCTTCTCTATCCTTGGGGGCCCCATCCTGGGCACATCAGTGGCGAGCCACTTGGCAGAGCTGCTGCACGAGGAGCTGGTGCTGCGGTGGGAGCAGCTGCTTCTGGATGAGGCCTGCACTGGGGGTGCACTGGCCTGGGTGCCTGGAAGGACACCCCAGTTCGGGCAGCTGGTCTACCCTGCTGGAGGCGCCCTGGACAGGCTGC ATTTCCAAGAGGTTGTTCTGAGCCCAGGCGACAGTCCCCAATTCCTTGGGAATCCTGGACGCATCCAGCTTCAGGGACCTGTCCGGCAGGTGGTGACATGCACTGTCCAGGGAGAAA CTCTGCTGGCCGTCCGCTCTGACTACCACTGTGCCGTGTGGAAGTTCGGTAAACAGTGGCAGCCAACCCTTCTGCAGGCAATGCAGGTGGAGAAGGGGGCCACAGGGATCAGCCTCAG CCCTCACCTGCCCGGGGAGCTGGCCATCTGCAGCCGCTCAGGAGCCGTCTGCCTGTGGAGCCCTGAGGATGG GCTGCAGCAAGTCTACAAGGACCCCGAGACCCTTGTGTTCCGGGACTCCTCTTCCTGGCGTTGGGCAGACTTCACCGCCCACCCTCGGGTGCTAACTGTGGGTGACCGCACTGGAGTGAAGATGGTTGACACTCAG GGCCCACCGGGCTGTGGTCTGTTGCTTTTTCGTGTGGGGGCAGAGGCTTCGTGCCAGAAAGGGGAACGTGTCCTGCTCACCCAGTACCTGGGGCACTCCAGTTCTGAATGCCTGCCCCCTACGCTCCATCTCGTCTGTACCCAG TTCTCTCTCTACCTAGTGGACGAGCGCCTCCCCCTGGTGCCAATGCTGAAGTGGAACCAtggcctcccctccccactcctgctGGCCCGACTGCTGCCTCCGCCCCGGCCCAGCTGCGTGCAGCCCCTGCTCcttggaggccagggtgggcaacTGCAACTGCTGCACCTGGCCG GAGAAGGGGCGTCGGTGCCCCGCCTGGCAGGCCCCCCCCAGTCTCTTCCTTCCAGGACCGACTCCCTCCCTGCATTTCCTCTGCTGGAGCCTAAGATCCAGTGGCGGCTGCAGGAGCGCCTGAAAGCACCAACCATAG GTCTGGCCGCCGTCGTCCCACCCTTGCTCTCAGCGCCCACACGAGGCCTGGTGCTATTCCAGCTCTCGGCGGCAGGAGATGTCTTCTACCAGCAGCTCCGCCCTCAGACGGACTCTGACCATCACAGAGACTCCGGGCCTCGCAGCGACACCGAATCTGACTGTCGTGCCCCCACTGCTTCCTGGACCTCCCAGGACACTGCCGGCTGCAGCCAGTGGCTGAAGGCCCTGCTAAAAGTGCCCCTGGCTCCTCCTGTGTGGACAGCACCCACCTTCACCCACCGCCAGCTGCTGGGTAGCGTAGAGCTGCGgcgggaggaagaggaagggcagCGGTCGGACGTGCTCCGCAAGGCCATGGCCCAAGGGCGGCTGCTGCTGCAGAGAGACCTGGGCTCCCTCCCTGCGGCAGAGCCACCCCCTGCACCCGAGTCAGGCCCAGAGGACAAGCTCAGTGAGCGCCTGGGGGAAGCCTGGGCAGGCCGAGGGGCTGCCTGGTGGGAGAGGCAGCAGGGCAGGACCTCAGGGCCCGGGAGACAGCCCAGGCGGCCCAAGCGCCGGACCCAGCTGTCCAGCAGCTTTTCGCTCAGTGGCCATGTGGACCCCTCAGAGGACACCAGCCCCCCTCACAGTCCTGAGTGGCCACCTGCTGATGCTCTGCCCCAGCCCCCCGTGACCCCACCCTCCCAGGAGCTGACTCCGGATGCGTGTGCCCAGGGCGTCCCCGCAGAGCGGCAGCAGATGCTCCGTGACTACATGGCTAAGCTGCCACCCCAAAGGGGCACCCCAGGATGTGCCGCCACACCCCCCTCCTCCCAGGCCTCCAGCGTCTGGACCACCCGCTCCCAGCAGCACACACCCGTCCTCTCTGGCTCTCAGCGCCCCCGGAAGAAGCCTCGAATGGGCTTCTGA